Within the Myxococcota bacterium genome, the region CCCTGGCCTTCCCGGTAGGGACTGAACGACACACCCGCGAGCTTGCCCTTCCAGGCAGGCGGATCGATCGGGCGGTTCAGGAAGGCGAAGACTGCGAGGTTGGCTGCGGCGACCAGGACCAGGATCGAGACACTCGAGCGAGTCATACGGTTCCGCCAGGCTCGCAGACCACGCTCGAGGCGCCGCATCGTGCGGTGGCCGTAAGCGGAGACTCGCTGCGACTCGCGCGTCACCCTCCTACAACCGCCGAGTGGGACCGGCGTTTCGTTCGAGCTAGGGAGGCGAGGGTTGTCTTGGCGGTCTCTTGACCAGTCCAAACACTGGCTTGCGGAGGGAATCGGCGTCTTCCCCGGCCATGCCGACTGCACCGCGCAGCCGGCTCGGCAACGCCAACGGGGGCTCCGCACGGGGCGCGATTATATACGCCGCCAGTCGCGTGTCTATTGATGTGCATCACAGGCGAAAGAGGCGCCGCACTTTGTTGCGCCGGGGCGTCCTTGACACGCCATGGCGGGGCCCCAGCGGGGCGATAGGGTCTGCTCCCCCATGTCCAGCCAGCGCCGCCGCACCTCCCGCGCCGCCAAGCTCGTCGCCCACGAGCGCTTCGGCGATGCGCAGCTCGCGCGCAGCTTGCAGGCGGCGCTCGCCCAGTCGGGCGAGGGCGCGCGCTACACCAATCTGTTTCACACCTACCCCGCGGCCCTGCGCGCGGACACCGCGCGCGAGTTACTCGCCGCGTTTCCCAGCCGCGCCGTGCTCGATCCGTTCTGCGGCGGCGGGACGGTGCTGGTCGAGGCGCGCGCCGCCGGCCGGCGCGCGCTGGGCTGCGACGTGTCTCCCGTGGCGGTGCGCGCCGCCCGCGCGCGCTGCGCGACGCCCGACGACGCGCAGCTCTCGGCGCTGCGCGGGCGCGCCCGGGCGCTGGCCGCGCAGGCGCGCGCAGCCTCGGCGCGCGGGCCGCTGCCCGAGACGCGCATCCTGCGGGCGGTCGAGTCCTGGTACGCCCCGCACGTGCTGCGCGAGCTCGAGTGTCTGCGGCGCGGCGTGGCCGAGTCGGAGCCCGCGCTGCGCGAGCTGCTCGAGGCCGTGCTCGCCTCGATCCTGGTGAAGGTGAGCTGGCGCGTCTCGGACACGCGCGCCGCGCGCGAGAAACACGAGCGCCCCGCGGGCACCACCGCGGTCTTGTTCCACAAGCGCACGCGCGAGCTGGCGCGCCAGATGGTCGAGCTGCGCGAAGCGCTGCCGCCGGGCACGCCGCCCGCCGACGTGTGGCTGGGCGACGCGCGCGAGCTCACCCTGCGCGACCCGGTCGATCTGGTCGTGACTTCGCCGCCCTACCCGTCCACCTACGACTATCTGCCCATGCAGCACCTGCGGCACGTGTGGCTGGGCGACCGGCCCGACGCCGCGCGCGAGATCGGCTCCCGCCGCCTGTTCCGCAAAGGCGCGCGCGAGGCCCGGGACGTCTGGCGCCGCGACACCGAGCTGTGGACCGCGCGGGTGGGCCGCGCGCTCGCGCCCGGCGGACACCTGGTGGTCGTGATCGGCGACGGCCGCGTGCCCAGCGGCTCGGTCGACTCGGCGGCTCCGAGCATCTCCGCCGCCGAGCGCGCGGGCCTGGCGCTTTTGGCCGGGGCCTCGCTCGAGCGGCCCGATCCAGGCCGCGGCGGAGCGCTGCGCGAGCACGTGCTCGCGTTCGCAAAGCCTCGCTAGCGCGGCCGAGGTCCGCGCGTGCGCAGCAGCGCGCGCAGCCCCGCACACCTCCGCCGGGATCGGCCGCAGTTGCCGGCTCGCCTCCGGTCCCTGTGCTGCGCGACACAAAGCGCCCGCAGCAGCGGTTCAAGTCATTGCGGAAAAACCCCGCTTCAAGACTGGACATGCGGGGTTGGATCGCGCTCTTGATCCTCGCCGTGAGCGGCGTGGCACGCGCAGATTTGCGCGCGTCGTGGCTCGATCCGACCTGGCACTACCGCGTGCCCGTCTCGCTCCCGGCCGCCACCGCCGTGGGCAGCACCGAGACCGTCGACGTCGACTTCGGCGCGCTGATCACGCAGCTCGGCATCAACGGCACCTTCGACACCAACTCCTACCGAGTGACTCGCCCCGACGGCACGACGCTGGTCACGCTGCAGCAGTGGACCGACGCGCGCTACGGCAGCGCGACCGACGCCACCGGCAACAGCCGCGGCGAGCTGCGCTTCATCGCGCAGGACGCCGGCGCGCAGACCTACTACCTGTACTTCGACATCACCGCG harbors:
- a CDS encoding DNA methyltransferase, whose product is MSSQRRRTSRAAKLVAHERFGDAQLARSLQAALAQSGEGARYTNLFHTYPAALRADTARELLAAFPSRAVLDPFCGGGTVLVEARAAGRRALGCDVSPVAVRAARARCATPDDAQLSALRGRARALAAQARAASARGPLPETRILRAVESWYAPHVLRELECLRRGVAESEPALRELLEAVLASILVKVSWRVSDTRAAREKHERPAGTTAVLFHKRTRELARQMVELREALPPGTPPADVWLGDARELTLRDPVDLVVTSPPYPSTYDYLPMQHLRHVWLGDRPDAAREIGSRRLFRKGAREARDVWRRDTELWTARVGRALAPGGHLVVVIGDGRVPSGSVDSAAPSISAAERAGLALLAGASLERPDPGRGGALREHVLAFAKPR